A genomic stretch from Dehalococcoidia bacterium includes:
- a CDS encoding acyl-CoA dehydrogenase family protein, with product MEEFHGIDYLNIESELTDDELQVRDTVREFVNSEAIKEIPDHFRQGIFPHHLIPRMGELGIFGAHIDGYGCAGIGSVAYGLIMQELERADSGYRSFASVQSSLAMTAIYLFGTEDQRKFYLPDMAKGTTLGCFALTEADHGSDPSGMNTLATRSGKGFVLNGSKMWITNAGISKVAVVWAYFEGSIRAFLVDMSLEGVSVQDIKNKLSMRMSVTSGIQFDNVLLPEDSLLLGTKGLGSALECLNSARYSIIWGVCGAAADSLHTAIEYTKSRIQFNKPLAGFQMVQEKLSDMATALSKAQLLALHLGRLKDKNQLHWSHVSMGKYSNTRAALEIARNCRDLLGAAGITDDFSPLRHAINLETVHTYEGTEHMHQLILGRHITGLNAIN from the coding sequence ATGGAAGAGTTTCATGGGATCGATTATCTGAACATTGAATCCGAATTAACTGATGATGAACTTCAAGTAAGAGACACAGTCAGAGAATTTGTGAATTCTGAGGCGATAAAAGAAATTCCAGATCATTTCCGCCAAGGGATTTTCCCTCATCATTTAATTCCACGTATGGGGGAGCTCGGAATATTTGGAGCACACATTGATGGATATGGTTGTGCAGGTATTGGTTCCGTTGCATATGGATTAATCATGCAGGAGCTAGAAAGAGCGGACTCAGGTTACAGATCTTTCGCATCAGTCCAATCGTCTCTTGCCATGACAGCTATCTACCTTTTCGGCACTGAAGATCAAAGGAAATTTTACTTGCCAGATATGGCCAAAGGGACAACTTTAGGTTGCTTCGCTTTGACAGAAGCAGATCACGGTAGTGACCCTAGTGGAATGAATACATTGGCTACAAGATCCGGTAAGGGCTTCGTGCTCAATGGTTCAAAAATGTGGATTACAAACGCTGGGATATCCAAAGTCGCGGTAGTATGGGCTTATTTTGAGGGATCAATTCGGGCATTTTTAGTAGATATGTCTTTAGAAGGTGTTTCGGTACAAGACATTAAAAACAAACTTTCAATGCGAATGAGTGTAACTTCAGGTATCCAATTTGATAATGTGTTATTACCAGAGGATTCACTGCTTCTGGGCACTAAGGGGTTGGGTTCTGCGTTAGAATGCTTGAATTCTGCAAGGTATAGCATCATATGGGGCGTATGTGGTGCAGCAGCGGATTCATTACATACGGCTATCGAATATACCAAGTCAAGGATTCAATTCAATAAACCGCTCGCAGGATTCCAGATGGTTCAGGAAAAACTATCTGATATGGCTACTGCGCTTTCCAAGGCCCAATTACTTGCACTTCATCTCGGTAGGCTTAAGGATAAGAACCAATTGCATTGGTCGCATGTCAGCATGGGCAAGTATAGTAATACTCGGGCAGCTCTAGAAATCGCACGTAATTGCAGGGATCTTCTTGGGGCAGCGGGTATTACAGACGATTTTTCACCTTTAAGGCATGCTATTAATCTTGAAACGGTACACACCTATGAAGGCACTGAACATATGCATCAATTGATTTTAGGCAGGCATATTACTGGATTAAATGCAATTAATTGA
- a CDS encoding NADPH:quinone oxidoreductase family protein — protein MKAIRVHEYGGPEVLQLEEIEDPVITTSDGVLIGMHASGVNPAEVSRRAGKGMPIQFPAILGIEGAGEVIEIGSDVHSVSVGDRVVVRQPAYTYAELVVAPETNVYKFPQNLSFVEASTISIIYSTAWAALCVKGEAKPGDTVLVQAAASGVGIAAVQLAKHLGMTVIGTSSSEEKLSWAQSLGLDHGINYQSTDFVEEVKQITEGRGVDVIVDGVGGDVLANGVSALARNGRVCVFGGAGSRESTISVTSLFRIGGSIRGCGGAETSPDDFKKILSWFEQGLLHPTVDKVWSLADAVEAHRYQESRQIKGKSALVIRE, from the coding sequence ATGAAAGCGATTAGGGTACATGAATATGGTGGTCCAGAAGTTCTCCAACTAGAAGAAATAGAGGACCCAGTTATTACCACAAGTGATGGGGTTTTGATTGGCATGCATGCATCGGGAGTGAACCCTGCTGAGGTTTCACGAAGAGCAGGTAAGGGGATGCCAATACAATTTCCTGCAATTCTAGGTATTGAAGGCGCGGGTGAAGTTATTGAGATAGGCTCAGATGTTCATTCGGTAAGCGTAGGTGACAGAGTGGTCGTAAGGCAGCCTGCCTATACGTACGCAGAATTGGTAGTGGCTCCTGAAACGAATGTCTATAAATTCCCCCAAAATTTAAGTTTTGTGGAAGCATCTACAATTTCGATCATATATTCGACTGCATGGGCAGCATTATGTGTTAAAGGAGAAGCTAAACCAGGTGATACTGTTCTTGTTCAAGCAGCAGCATCTGGGGTAGGTATTGCGGCAGTACAACTCGCAAAGCATCTAGGTATGACGGTTATTGGTACATCGAGTAGCGAAGAGAAACTTTCCTGGGCCCAATCATTAGGCTTAGATCATGGTATCAACTACCAAAGCACAGACTTTGTAGAAGAAGTTAAGCAAATCACAGAAGGACGGGGAGTCGATGTCATAGTGGATGGAGTCGGCGGAGATGTATTGGCAAATGGGGTAAGTGCGCTTGCCCGTAACGGTAGAGTCTGTGTTTTTGGAGGAGCAGGAAGCAGAGAATCGACTATTTCAGTTACCTCTCTATTTAGGATTGGTGGATCAATAAGAGGTTGTGGTGGCGCAGAAACATCACCAGATGATTTTAAGAAAATCCTTTCTTGGTTTGAACAAGGTTTACTACACCCGACTGTAGACAAAGTTTGGTCGCTGGCTGATGCAGTTGAGGCACATCGATATCAGGAGTCAAGGCAAATAAAGGGCAAATCAGCTCTTGTAATTAGGGAGTAA
- a CDS encoding dienelactone hydrolase family protein, with protein sequence MNSKWVNVLINDKPVEAYLSTPDGQGPHPGIVVAMHVFGIDQFVQGKCDELAQQGYIAIAPYLFHRSDVSNDQLTSYQFEDPQRRQVAMPLKDNLKDPELIEDMLGALNYLKKMDNVSASFGVTGFCIGGRIAYLMSVNTNEFEACADFYGVDIDLPWGEGNSPLSLTANLNCKLAGFFGDLDQNPSKLDVDHFEAELKAKHKNYTFHRYSNAQHAFNDPYNPVRYDQEASRDSWPKLIEFFDEALKN encoded by the coding sequence ATGAACTCTAAATGGGTAAATGTCTTAATAAATGATAAGCCTGTAGAGGCTTACTTATCCACGCCTGACGGACAAGGCCCGCATCCAGGAATAGTGGTTGCTATGCATGTTTTTGGGATTGATCAATTTGTCCAAGGTAAGTGCGACGAACTTGCCCAGCAAGGGTATATTGCAATTGCTCCATATTTATTTCACCGCTCTGATGTGTCTAATGATCAGTTAACGTCTTATCAATTTGAAGACCCACAGCGTCGTCAGGTTGCAATGCCTTTGAAAGATAATTTGAAGGACCCTGAGCTCATAGAGGATATGCTTGGCGCTCTCAATTATCTCAAGAAAATGGATAATGTTAGCGCTTCCTTTGGAGTAACTGGGTTTTGTATCGGAGGGAGAATTGCATATCTGATGAGCGTTAATACAAACGAATTTGAAGCTTGTGCAGATTTTTATGGAGTAGATATAGATCTTCCATGGGGTGAAGGTAATTCACCTTTAAGTTTGACAGCTAATCTTAATTGTAAGTTGGCGGGATTTTTTGGTGACTTGGATCAAAACCCGTCGAAGCTAGATGTTGATCATTTTGAAGCAGAGTTAAAAGCAAAGCATAAAAATTATACTTTTCATCGTTATTCGAATGCTCAACATGCTTTTAATGATCCCTATAATCCAGTTCGTTATGATCAGGAAGCCTCAAGGGATTCATGGCCAAAATTAATTGAATTCTTTGACGAGGCATTAAAAAATTAG
- a CDS encoding cobalamin-independent methionine synthase II family protein — protein sequence MQTSSERIFTTHVGSLPRPDALAELLLKKEKGEDFSIQELEDQTRIAVSEIVRKQSEIGVDIVSDGEMSKIAYSTYAKDRLTGFEGDSERRINLDLVPYPNFREKMARMTGNQPMRRPKCVAPVQVKDREPLIKDLANFKSALTGVDVIEAFITSSSPGVASMFMPNAYYNTHEDYVEALGDALREEYESIVSAGFLLQIDCPDLAMAFHTAFQGITKKQFLERARFHIDVLNEALRNVPEDSVRMHICWGNYEGPHDHDIPVKEILPIVLDAKPQAIAFEASNPRHSHEWVDWKEAKLPDNKILIPGVLDSTSNFIEHPELIAQRIETFTNIVGHERVIAGSDCGFGTFAGYGKMDPDIVFAKLEALSQGAAIATDRLKY from the coding sequence ATGCAAACTTCATCTGAACGTATTTTTACGACGCATGTTGGAAGTCTTCCAAGACCAGATGCTTTAGCAGAATTATTGTTGAAGAAAGAAAAAGGCGAGGACTTTTCAATTCAAGAATTAGAAGATCAAACTCGTATTGCGGTTAGCGAGATTGTGCGAAAGCAAAGTGAAATAGGCGTTGATATTGTGAGCGACGGAGAAATGAGTAAGATAGCTTACTCGACTTATGCTAAAGATAGACTCACCGGCTTTGAAGGCGATAGTGAACGTCGCATTAATCTCGATTTAGTTCCCTATCCAAATTTTCGCGAAAAAATGGCTCGTATGACTGGTAATCAACCTATGCGTAGGCCTAAATGCGTCGCTCCCGTACAAGTTAAAGATAGAGAGCCTTTGATCAAAGACTTAGCTAACTTCAAAAGCGCCCTCACAGGTGTAGATGTAATTGAAGCATTCATTACGTCTTCATCACCTGGAGTTGCTTCCATGTTCATGCCTAATGCTTATTACAATACCCACGAAGATTATGTGGAAGCGTTAGGAGATGCATTGAGAGAAGAGTACGAATCTATTGTTTCTGCAGGCTTTTTACTCCAGATAGACTGCCCCGATTTAGCAATGGCTTTTCATACTGCGTTCCAAGGGATTACGAAAAAACAATTCTTGGAACGTGCTCGTTTTCACATCGATGTATTGAATGAAGCCCTACGAAACGTGCCGGAAGATTCTGTCCGTATGCACATATGTTGGGGTAACTATGAAGGCCCTCATGATCATGACATTCCAGTGAAAGAAATTTTACCCATAGTGCTTGATGCAAAACCTCAGGCAATTGCGTTTGAAGCTTCAAATCCAAGGCATTCACACGAATGGGTGGATTGGAAAGAGGCAAAATTACCAGATAATAAAATTTTAATACCTGGGGTGCTGGATTCGACTAGTAATTTTATCGAGCATCCAGAATTAATTGCTCAAAGGATAGAGACATTTACCAATATCGTAGGCCATGAACGTGTGATAGCCGGCTCAGATTGTGGGTTTGGCACGTTTGCGGGGTACGGCAAAATGGACCCGGACATAGTTTTTGCTAAATTAGAAGCTTTATCCCAAGGAGCTGCAATAGCTACAGATCGGCTGAAGTATTAG
- a CDS encoding class I SAM-dependent methyltransferase, whose translation MTNRHQPSQHAVNHEIPEQWEEQQFVDHWVNRDDGRQDQRGPMIEATVRSCGFSETQSINVLDVGSGYGLLAKYVLDNFPNANVTLQDVSEPMFVHAKERLKEYEGKTTFIKSDFSKRDWSNALGGPFDMVVSAIAIHNMYDDNLIASIYKDIHDLISDGGVFANLDYAAQAGGVDTHVQWLKDAGFKNVEAIPQNERIVILRASR comes from the coding sequence ATGACAAACAGGCATCAACCATCACAGCACGCGGTAAATCATGAAATCCCTGAACAATGGGAAGAGCAGCAATTTGTCGACCATTGGGTTAATAGGGACGACGGGCGTCAGGACCAAAGGGGCCCTATGATTGAAGCAACTGTACGCTCTTGTGGTTTTTCTGAAACTCAAAGCATCAATGTTCTTGATGTCGGATCTGGCTACGGACTGCTAGCAAAGTACGTGCTTGATAATTTCCCGAATGCAAACGTTACTTTACAGGACGTTTCGGAGCCGATGTTCGTTCATGCAAAAGAACGCCTGAAAGAATATGAAGGTAAAACTACATTTATAAAAAGCGATTTTTCCAAGCGGGATTGGAGCAATGCCCTGGGTGGGCCGTTCGATATGGTGGTATCAGCAATCGCTATCCATAACATGTACGACGACAATCTAATCGCCAGTATCTATAAGGATATTCACGACCTGATCTCTGACGGGGGAGTGTTCGCTAATTTAGATTATGCTGCCCAAGCTGGAGGAGTGGATACTCATGTGCAATGGCTAAAGGATGCGGGTTTCAAAAATGTTGAAGCTATTCCCCAAAATGAACGGATTGTGATTCTACGAGCAAGTCGCTAA
- a CDS encoding adenosine kinase produces MKYDVLGIGNAIVDTEIRIEDQFLQENQLQKGLMTLSSSDEQSFILKQLREFTQSNAAGGSAANTVVGISQFGGTTSFIGKVGTDRNGDLYRESMTNNGVQFAPAYNHQESTGSCVVLVTPDGERTMQTNLAASATLNSEDIDLSTLTASTTIYVEGYLYSSPSAQTAATLAMKMARDRNIKVALTLSDPGIVTNFMDPLKNAVENFTDILFCNEHEAEIFSGSNDRTLQLQMLGRHVKLVFMTCGADGTMVFDNGQIYSLPGYNVDVVDTTGAGDIFAAGVLFGLSKSMSIQESAQIGLFASAKIVTQRGPRLKESLTISTESILKGAHPSDT; encoded by the coding sequence ATGAAATACGATGTTCTCGGAATCGGAAACGCTATTGTCGATACTGAAATCAGGATCGAAGATCAATTTTTACAGGAAAATCAACTTCAAAAAGGATTGATGACCCTGTCTTCCTCTGATGAGCAATCTTTCATTCTTAAACAATTGCGTGAATTTACCCAGAGTAACGCAGCAGGTGGATCTGCAGCTAATACCGTTGTCGGTATTAGCCAATTTGGTGGGACAACCTCATTTATTGGGAAGGTAGGAACCGACAGGAATGGGGATTTATATCGTGAAAGTATGACTAATAATGGGGTTCAATTTGCACCTGCTTATAACCATCAAGAATCCACAGGTTCATGCGTGGTATTGGTAACGCCTGATGGCGAAAGAACTATGCAAACTAATCTTGCTGCATCCGCCACTCTCAATTCGGAAGATATTGATTTATCTACGCTAACTGCAAGTACAACCATATATGTGGAAGGCTACTTATACAGCTCTCCCTCTGCACAAACGGCTGCAACTCTAGCAATGAAAATGGCAAGAGACCGTAACATTAAGGTCGCCTTAACTCTTTCCGATCCTGGCATCGTCACAAATTTCATGGATCCACTGAAAAATGCAGTGGAGAATTTCACAGATATTCTGTTCTGTAATGAACACGAAGCAGAAATTTTCTCTGGATCAAACGATAGAACTCTACAGTTACAAATGCTAGGACGACATGTAAAGCTAGTATTTATGACATGTGGAGCCGACGGCACTATGGTTTTCGACAATGGTCAGATATATTCTCTTCCCGGCTACAATGTCGACGTAGTCGATACAACTGGAGCAGGTGATATATTTGCTGCAGGAGTATTATTTGGCTTAAGTAAAAGCATGAGCATTCAAGAATCCGCGCAGATTGGACTATTCGCATCAGCAAAAATAGTCACACAAAGGGGTCCAAGGCTTAAGGAATCGCTTACAATCTCAACTGAATCAATCTTAAAGGGAGCGCATCCCTCGGACACTTAA
- the hflK gene encoding FtsH protease activity modulator HflK, with product MYGERKPEFDPDELMRNLKANWGGIFSRLPGGGNRGVVIAVILVLLAVAWAASGIFTVGPGEQAATRLFGKFTGTEGPGLRWYYPAPIGARNIENVLETKRMELGFRSNPSRDVPVESTMITGDLNIVDARLVVQYRISDLEKFLFRVDDPGDSDRDSAEGRPDGRTLKDATEAALRQVVGQRSIDDVLTVGKEAVQQDTRTLLQEFMTSYNAGIQILEVALQEVTPPDEVRAAFDDVVAARSDKETRVNQANAYEQDRIPKAEGAAQQTVQSAEAFKASRVAQARGEASGFLEILEEYAKSKEVTRTRLYLEEMEKTLSGVEIFVVDEKTGGVLPFLPLTPGAASSVGGGS from the coding sequence ATGTACGGCGAACGTAAACCTGAATTTGACCCCGATGAACTAATGCGTAACCTCAAAGCTAATTGGGGCGGCATTTTTAGTCGCCTTCCTGGCGGAGGGAACCGCGGAGTTGTTATCGCTGTTATTCTCGTCTTATTAGCTGTTGCCTGGGCAGCGAGCGGTATCTTTACTGTTGGCCCCGGTGAGCAAGCAGCAACAAGGCTTTTTGGTAAATTTACAGGGACTGAAGGTCCTGGGTTGCGCTGGTATTACCCTGCGCCTATTGGTGCTCGTAACATCGAGAATGTTCTTGAAACGAAGAGAATGGAACTGGGCTTCAGGAGCAATCCCAGTCGGGATGTCCCAGTAGAGTCTACGATGATTACCGGTGACTTAAACATTGTGGACGCAAGGCTTGTGGTTCAATATAGAATTTCTGATTTAGAGAAATTCCTATTCCGAGTTGATGATCCTGGTGATTCTGATCGAGACTCTGCAGAAGGTAGACCAGACGGGAGAACATTAAAAGATGCTACTGAAGCTGCCCTCAGGCAGGTCGTAGGCCAACGTTCAATCGATGACGTCCTAACTGTCGGGAAAGAAGCCGTCCAGCAAGACACAAGAACACTGCTTCAGGAGTTTATGACTTCTTATAATGCAGGCATTCAGATACTTGAGGTTGCCTTACAGGAAGTTACTCCTCCAGATGAAGTCCGTGCTGCATTTGATGATGTCGTTGCTGCACGTTCTGACAAAGAAACTAGAGTTAACCAGGCTAACGCATATGAACAGGATCGTATTCCTAAGGCTGAGGGTGCTGCCCAGCAGACTGTTCAAAGCGCCGAGGCATTTAAAGCTTCTCGTGTTGCACAAGCGCGAGGTGAAGCCTCTGGATTCCTCGAAATATTAGAGGAGTATGCGAAATCTAAGGAAGTTACACGCACACGATTGTATTTAGAAGAAATGGAGAAAACGCTCTCTGGAGTGGAGATTTTTGTTGTTGATGAGAAGACAGGTGGAGTCCTTCCATTCCTGCCATTGACTCCAGGTGCAGCATCTTCAGTAGGGGGAGGTTCCTAG
- the hflC gene encoding protease modulator HflC, whose amino-acid sequence MKLLAPIVILIVAAFVLIPQAFYKVDETEHIVLTRFGEIRGIESSPGLKMKVPFIDVANVLDKRLLRVDVPRAGFPDIQSQFLDIDAYVRYRITDPRSFREVLSNEVTAGDRISNLVVAALREEVGMRDREEIIGGNPIDLADGTQKVEPIVQNGVFAREELTRKVRDVADARAKEQAFGISIVDVRIKRAEFPDSIVGTVFTRMRSEREIQANALRAQGEEQYLTKTADVDRRVEIIGAQADEKANRLRGEGEGQAISILAEALGQDPEFFAFRRSLQAYSKILNDSTTLVLPADADLFKFLLSSQGSK is encoded by the coding sequence ATGAAACTATTAGCCCCTATTGTGATTTTGATTGTTGCTGCTTTTGTTTTAATTCCTCAAGCGTTTTATAAGGTAGATGAAACCGAGCATATAGTACTCACTCGCTTTGGAGAGATTAGAGGTATTGAGAGTAGCCCGGGATTGAAAATGAAAGTTCCGTTTATTGATGTGGCCAATGTCCTTGATAAGCGTTTACTCCGAGTTGATGTCCCCCGAGCTGGCTTCCCTGATATTCAAAGTCAATTTTTAGATATCGATGCTTATGTTCGATACAGGATTACGGATCCTCGTAGCTTCAGAGAAGTACTATCTAATGAGGTAACTGCAGGTGACCGAATCAGTAACCTCGTCGTTGCTGCACTTCGTGAAGAAGTTGGTATGCGAGACCGTGAAGAGATAATTGGTGGTAACCCTATTGATCTTGCGGATGGAACACAGAAAGTGGAGCCGATCGTTCAAAATGGAGTTTTTGCCAGAGAAGAATTGACTAGAAAAGTTAGAGATGTTGCTGATGCACGTGCAAAAGAACAGGCGTTTGGTATTTCTATTGTGGATGTTCGTATCAAGAGAGCTGAATTTCCTGATTCAATTGTGGGTACAGTATTTACACGAATGCGCTCAGAGCGTGAAATTCAAGCTAATGCACTCCGTGCACAAGGCGAAGAGCAATATCTCACGAAAACAGCTGATGTTGATCGTAGGGTAGAGATAATTGGGGCGCAAGCCGATGAAAAAGCCAACCGTCTTCGTGGTGAAGGAGAAGGACAGGCAATTTCCATCCTTGCAGAAGCATTAGGGCAAGATCCAGAATTCTTTGCATTTCGACGTAGCTTGCAAGCCTATAGCAAAATTTTGAATGATAGTACGACGTTAGTGCTACCAGCAGATGCTGATTTATTTAAATTCCTTCTTTCCTCGCAGGGTAGCAAATAG
- the lepA gene encoding translation elongation factor 4: protein MNSSLIRNFCIIAHIDHGKSTLADRMLEITGTVSAREMQNQLLDTMDLERERGITIKAQAVRMDLEYQQQNYEINLIDTPGHVDFSYEVSRSLAACEGALLVVDASQGIQAQTLANVYLALEHDLVIIPVINKIDLPAADPERVIEEIGTAFGFTPDEVLMVSAKAGTGVRELLEAVVDRVPPPEADEQKPLRALVFDSKYDSYKGVMAYVRVIDGVVKGTDSVKMMATGVEADLLEVGVFKPTMQKIPQLAAGEVGYLATGLKSVGECRVGDTITLSRNGAIEELPGYGEQKPMVFAGLYPSDSSEFHDLREALERLQMNDAALIYDPESSPALGPGFRCGFLGLLHMEIVQERLEREYGMDLVVTAPSVVYKVTMNDGSIREVSRPTDLPPAGETEKVEEPWLETSLLTPARFVGPMMDLINTKRGEFKRTEYLDMVGVKMDAKDSAPSSDPRVVLEANIPMAEVLVDFYDQVKTRSKGYASLDYSFNQYRSAPLVRLDILVNQVSVDALSLITHRDRAYYQGKALVEQLKKAIPRQLFEIPIQAAIGSKIVARETVSALRKNVLAKCYGGDITRKRKLLEKQAEGKKRMKRVGRVEVPQEAFLAVLKMDR from the coding sequence GTGAACTCCTCTTTAATTCGTAATTTTTGCATAATTGCTCATATCGATCATGGTAAATCGACACTTGCCGATCGTATGCTCGAGATAACAGGTACTGTTTCTGCACGAGAAATGCAGAACCAATTGCTGGATACAATGGATCTAGAGCGAGAGCGTGGAATTACAATCAAAGCCCAAGCGGTAAGAATGGATTTGGAGTACCAGCAACAAAACTATGAAATAAATTTAATTGATACCCCAGGTCATGTCGATTTCTCGTATGAAGTTTCACGATCATTAGCAGCATGCGAAGGTGCGCTTCTAGTTGTTGATGCTTCTCAGGGTATTCAGGCGCAGACGCTAGCAAATGTTTACCTTGCACTAGAGCATGATTTAGTAATTATCCCTGTTATAAACAAAATAGACTTACCTGCAGCTGATCCTGAACGCGTGATAGAGGAAATAGGAACTGCTTTTGGCTTTACGCCTGATGAAGTGCTTATGGTTTCAGCCAAGGCTGGTACGGGCGTAAGAGAATTGCTGGAAGCTGTTGTAGATCGAGTTCCCCCTCCTGAAGCTGACGAACAAAAACCTTTAAGAGCACTCGTGTTTGATTCGAAATATGATTCCTACAAAGGAGTGATGGCATACGTCAGAGTTATTGACGGCGTCGTTAAAGGGACTGATTCAGTAAAGATGATGGCTACTGGCGTTGAAGCCGATTTGCTAGAAGTAGGCGTTTTTAAGCCTACTATGCAAAAAATACCTCAGCTTGCAGCAGGGGAAGTGGGGTATTTAGCAACTGGACTTAAGAGCGTAGGAGAATGCCGTGTAGGCGACACGATTACTTTATCTCGCAATGGAGCAATTGAAGAGCTTCCGGGTTATGGGGAACAGAAGCCTATGGTTTTTGCCGGATTATACCCTTCAGATAGCAGCGAATTTCACGACCTTCGTGAAGCTTTAGAAAGATTGCAAATGAATGATGCTGCACTAATTTATGACCCTGAGAGTTCTCCTGCTTTAGGCCCAGGTTTTCGATGTGGCTTTTTGGGATTGCTGCATATGGAGATCGTCCAAGAACGACTAGAGCGAGAATATGGAATGGATTTAGTAGTTACTGCACCTAGTGTCGTATATAAAGTTACTATGAATGATGGTTCAATCAGAGAGGTTTCTCGCCCTACAGATCTACCTCCTGCAGGGGAGACAGAAAAAGTCGAGGAACCATGGCTAGAAACTTCATTATTGACTCCCGCAAGATTTGTAGGCCCCATGATGGATTTGATAAATACCAAGCGGGGAGAATTTAAACGCACAGAATATTTGGATATGGTTGGGGTGAAAATGGATGCTAAAGATTCGGCACCCTCCTCTGATCCACGTGTTGTACTTGAGGCAAATATTCCTATGGCTGAAGTTCTTGTGGATTTCTATGATCAAGTAAAAACTCGGAGCAAAGGGTACGCTTCGCTAGATTACTCATTTAACCAATACCGATCAGCCCCATTAGTAAGGTTAGATATTCTTGTAAACCAAGTATCGGTTGACGCATTATCTTTAATTACGCATCGTGATCGTGCTTACTATCAAGGGAAAGCGTTAGTTGAGCAGCTTAAGAAAGCTATACCTCGTCAGTTATTTGAAATTCCAATCCAAGCTGCAATTGGCAGCAAAATAGTGGCTAGAGAAACAGTTTCGGCTCTCAGGAAAAACGTGTTGGCCAAATGCTATGGTGGAGATATCACAAGGAAAAGGAAACTTCTTGAGAAGCAGGCTGAGGGTAAGAAGAGAATGAAGCGCGTAGGGCGAGTTGAGGTTCCCCAAGAGGCATTTCTTGCAGTGCTTAAGATGGATAGATAA